A region from the Streptomyces tsukubensis genome encodes:
- a CDS encoding phosphoketolase family protein, which yields MPDSALLADALWRAICYASVCQIHLRDNVLLRRRLTTRHVKERPSGHWGTVPGTAWALSHLALATGRPDGVDLVPLLGAGHAGVVQLSAAWVTGELGRVRPRFSPDAEGLRQLARSFPDVEGIGAEVHPALPAGAFLGGRIGGCLAFAQGAALDSPGRIVVPVIGDGECETPTTAASWPAQRLLPHAPVLPLVHVNGFRMAARSLLGAMDDDTLRSYFGGFGWEAQVVHITGSLADHTAFGAALGNAVESTLDRRPTALVMRCVKGWSGPASLAGRGLLGTPELHKTPLISPRTEPEHLTQLALWLASYRPADLFDEKGRPKGMLAEAVAETRWGSLPSPLPMPRSTTVSGGRATTFTDAVAGVVRKHGAHGDFLLVSPDELASNRLAELADEPWAHELLAEEVLLEWLAGWTASGRRGVLVSYEAFAPLFTSGLVGHIKQRRLVGAQGRPSLNLLLTSYGWHNVHTHGDPSLATALLALCAPAVRVLTPADPARAATVLDDAFDSFDRVNLVVAGKHSRTVHPADPIAEEHQRGLAMWAHLSDEGEPDLTVITAGDIPAAVATDAVGHVRHRHRCRVRVVNLLDLTVLGDPSLWPRGLNAQEIDHYLGAHAPVLVLTLGHPAAVWGLLAGRLRRPVDVIGWHEPAGPLSQERLARTLGMDRAGVARAAGVLLAAREVVR from the coding sequence ATGCCCGATTCCGCCCTGCTGGCGGACGCACTGTGGAGGGCCATCTGCTACGCCTCCGTGTGCCAGATCCATCTGCGGGACAACGTACTGCTTCGCCGACGGTTGACCACCCGGCATGTGAAGGAGCGCCCGAGCGGCCACTGGGGAACGGTCCCCGGCACCGCGTGGGCCCTGTCGCACCTCGCCCTGGCGACAGGGCGTCCGGACGGTGTGGACCTCGTCCCGCTCCTCGGTGCCGGGCACGCGGGCGTCGTCCAGCTCTCGGCCGCGTGGGTCACCGGCGAGCTGGGGAGAGTCCGGCCGCGGTTCAGCCCGGACGCCGAGGGCCTTCGGCAGTTGGCCCGCTCCTTCCCCGACGTGGAGGGAATCGGAGCAGAGGTCCACCCGGCGCTACCCGCCGGAGCTTTTCTCGGCGGCCGGATCGGTGGCTGCCTCGCCTTCGCGCAAGGCGCTGCCCTGGACTCGCCGGGCAGGATCGTGGTGCCCGTCATCGGCGACGGCGAGTGCGAGACACCCACGACCGCGGCGAGCTGGCCGGCACAGCGGCTCCTTCCGCACGCGCCGGTCCTGCCTCTGGTGCACGTGAACGGCTTCCGCATGGCCGCCCGGTCCCTCCTCGGAGCCATGGACGACGACACGCTTCGTTCGTACTTCGGCGGCTTCGGCTGGGAGGCACAGGTCGTGCACATCACCGGCTCCCTGGCGGACCACACCGCCTTCGGGGCCGCGCTGGGGAATGCGGTGGAGTCAACGCTCGACCGTCGCCCCACGGCCCTTGTGATGCGGTGCGTGAAGGGGTGGAGCGGCCCCGCCTCCCTGGCCGGCCGTGGTCTTCTCGGCACCCCCGAGCTGCACAAGACGCCACTGATCAGCCCACGCACCGAGCCGGAACACCTGACGCAGCTGGCCCTCTGGTTGGCGTCCTACCGCCCCGCAGACCTCTTCGACGAGAAGGGACGGCCGAAGGGCATGCTCGCCGAAGCCGTGGCCGAGACCCGATGGGGTTCCCTCCCTTCACCTCTCCCGATGCCGAGATCGACCACGGTGTCCGGCGGCCGTGCCACCACATTCACCGACGCCGTCGCAGGCGTCGTACGGAAACACGGCGCACACGGCGACTTCCTCCTCGTGAGCCCGGACGAACTGGCATCCAACCGACTCGCCGAGCTCGCGGATGAGCCCTGGGCCCATGAACTCCTGGCGGAAGAGGTGCTGCTGGAGTGGCTGGCCGGATGGACCGCAAGCGGGCGTCGAGGCGTACTGGTCTCGTACGAGGCTTTCGCCCCACTGTTCACCAGCGGCCTGGTGGGACACATCAAGCAGCGACGGCTCGTCGGGGCGCAGGGGCGGCCCAGTCTCAATCTGCTTCTCACCTCGTACGGCTGGCACAACGTCCACACGCACGGGGATCCTTCCCTCGCCACCGCGCTCCTGGCCCTGTGCGCCCCGGCGGTCCGGGTGCTGACACCGGCCGATCCGGCGAGGGCGGCCACCGTCCTGGACGACGCCTTCGACTCCTTCGACCGCGTCAACCTCGTCGTCGCCGGAAAGCACAGCCGCACCGTTCACCCTGCCGATCCGATCGCCGAAGAACACCAGCGCGGTCTGGCCATGTGGGCCCATCTCAGCGACGAGGGCGAGCCGGACCTGACCGTCATCACGGCCGGAGACATTCCGGCCGCCGTCGCCACCGATGCCGTGGGCCACGTACGGCACCGCCACCGATGCCGCGTACGGGTGGTGAACCTGCTCGACCTCACCGTCCTCGGCGACCCCTCCCTCTGGCCACGCGGACTGAACGCCCAGGAGATCGACCACTACCTGGGCGCCCATGCCCCGGTTCTCGTCCTCACCCTCGGGCATCCGGCAGCCGTCTGGGGCCTCCTGGCGGGTCGGCTGCGGCGCCCTGTCGATGTCATCGGGTGGCACGAACCGGCCGGCCCTCTGTCTCAGGAACGTCTGGCCCGGACCCTGGGGATGGACCGGGCGGGGGTCGCGCGGGCCGCCGGAGTCCTCCTGGCCGCGCGCGAGGTGGTCCGATGA
- a CDS encoding choice-of-anchor C family protein, with product MSALRACTTAVAGALALAATCAALAAPAQAAALSRFDDGSFEYPVAPANSFSTLTNGQSLGPWRVTAGSVDLIGSGFWQAAEGNQSVDLSGGGPGTVAQTFTTVPGTTYSVSYSLAGNIDAASQPAVKTGRALIDGQVFQDFTFDITGKTRPNMGYVNRQFTFVASAASTTLAFASTTAGAHGPVLDNVQVKAACCGCSASC from the coding sequence ATGTCAGCCTTGCGTGCCTGCACCACCGCCGTCGCCGGGGCGCTCGCCCTCGCCGCCACCTGCGCCGCCCTCGCCGCGCCCGCCCAGGCGGCGGCGCTCAGCCGCTTCGACGACGGCAGCTTCGAGTATCCGGTCGCCCCCGCGAACTCGTTCAGCACCTTGACGAACGGGCAGTCCCTGGGCCCGTGGCGGGTGACGGCGGGCTCGGTCGACCTCATCGGCAGCGGCTTCTGGCAGGCGGCCGAGGGGAACCAGTCCGTCGACCTGAGCGGTGGCGGCCCCGGTACGGTCGCCCAGACCTTCACGACGGTGCCCGGAACGACGTACTCCGTCAGCTACTCGCTGGCCGGCAATATCGACGCCGCGTCGCAGCCGGCCGTGAAAACGGGCCGGGCGCTGATCGACGGCCAGGTCTTCCAGGACTTCACCTTCGACATCACCGGCAAGACCCGGCCGAACATGGGCTATGTGAACCGCCAGTTCACCTTTGTCGCCTCGGCCGCGTCGACCACGCTCGCCTTTGCCAGCACGACCGCGGGCGCGCACGGCCCGGTACTGGACAACGTGCAGGTCAAGGCCGCGTGTTGCGGCTGTTCGGCAAGCTGCTGA
- a CDS encoding VOC family protein yields MIRWVCVFVDRPRERMDVAAEFWTAVTGTQLSPRRSEYGEYATFLPDPEAADPYLKLQGLHSWDNGLRGSHIDFSVDDVSAFAARAVAVGADIVAEFDGCVVFASPAGQAFCAVPWQGESRRPDPFDGTRLDQMCVDVPPESYEVETEFWSALTGWPLLYAPRSEYRAVQGPAGLPVRVLLQRLDEPRATGAHLDFSAADRAGAAAAHEKLGATVVEVFDHWTVMRDPAGGTYCLTDRDPVTSLG; encoded by the coding sequence ATGATCCGCTGGGTGTGTGTGTTCGTGGACCGGCCGCGGGAGCGGATGGACGTGGCCGCCGAGTTCTGGACGGCGGTGACGGGGACGCAACTCTCCCCGCGCCGCAGCGAGTACGGCGAGTACGCGACCTTCCTGCCGGACCCGGAGGCCGCCGATCCGTATCTGAAGCTCCAGGGCCTCCACTCCTGGGACAACGGGCTGCGCGGGTCCCATATCGACTTCTCCGTCGACGACGTGTCCGCGTTCGCGGCCCGCGCCGTCGCCGTCGGCGCCGATATCGTCGCGGAGTTCGACGGCTGCGTCGTGTTCGCGTCCCCCGCCGGGCAGGCCTTCTGCGCGGTGCCCTGGCAGGGCGAGTCCCGGCGCCCCGATCCGTTCGACGGCACCCGGCTCGACCAGATGTGCGTGGACGTTCCGCCGGAGTCGTACGAGGTGGAGACCGAGTTCTGGAGTGCGCTGACCGGCTGGCCGCTGCTGTACGCGCCGCGCTCCGAGTACCGCGCCGTGCAGGGGCCCGCGGGTCTGCCGGTACGGGTGCTGCTCCAGCGGCTCGACGAGCCCCGGGCGACCGGTGCGCATCTGGACTTCTCCGCCGCCGACCGGGCCGGTGCCGCCGCCGCGCACGAGAAGCTGGGGGCGACCGTGGTCGAGGTGTTCGACCACTGGACCGTCATGCGTGATCCGGCCGGCGGGACGTACTGCCTCACCGACCGCGACCCGGTCACCAGCCTGGGGTGA
- a CDS encoding NUDIX hydrolase, translated as MGRTEYYHDPKAPKANTLIPASNMLVIDDDGAVLLQRRRDTGQWALPGGAQDIGESPAQCAVRECEEETGIVAEVTGFLGVYSNPRHIIEYTDGEIRQQYEAVYIGRPVGGSPTVNDEADGVRWVRPEDFGTLDIHPSMREQIGHYLTGDYPYLG; from the coding sequence ATGGGCAGGACTGAGTACTACCACGACCCCAAGGCGCCCAAGGCCAACACCTTGATCCCCGCGAGCAACATGCTGGTCATAGACGACGACGGCGCCGTCCTGCTCCAACGGCGGCGCGACACCGGACAGTGGGCGCTGCCCGGCGGCGCCCAGGACATCGGGGAGAGCCCCGCGCAGTGCGCGGTCCGTGAGTGCGAGGAGGAGACCGGCATCGTCGCCGAGGTCACCGGCTTCCTCGGCGTCTACTCCAACCCGCGGCACATCATCGAGTACACCGACGGTGAGATCCGGCAGCAGTACGAGGCCGTGTACATCGGCCGCCCCGTCGGCGGATCCCCCACGGTCAACGACGAGGCGGACGGCGTCCGGTGGGTCCGGCCTGAGGACTTCGGAACCCTCGATATCCACCCGAGCATGCGCGAACAGATCGGCCACTATCTGACCGGCGACTACCCCTACCTGGGATAG
- a CDS encoding methyltransferase domain-containing protein, whose protein sequence is MHTHDAQTLVLTALTEGPLHGYAVNAAVEKLSGAPLGAGSLYGALARLEKKGLVEALAVEGRRRPYRITGRGRELLAREARTMERVSGQVFETVTPDEVQYLDRVAATGAGRTYKHVARYELRAGPGHTVLDLGCGPGTDLAALAGSVGPGGAVIGIDASREMVELARERTEGLATVDVRLADIHRLPLPDAGADRARTDRVLQHVEDPAAVLAEVRRVLRPGGRLVLAEPDWDSLALDHTDLDAARAYTRHITDRIVRNGIIGRQLPRLVREAGFVVPSVTATTSVFRDVRAADEVLGLHRNTRRAVAAGYLTEEQGERLLADLASEGPFLASVTLYVVVAEIPAAAAGIPAARP, encoded by the coding sequence ATGCACACCCATGACGCCCAGACCCTCGTTCTGACCGCGCTCACCGAGGGCCCCCTGCACGGCTACGCCGTCAACGCCGCCGTCGAGAAGCTCTCCGGCGCCCCGCTCGGCGCGGGCAGTCTCTACGGTGCCCTCGCCCGGCTGGAGAAGAAGGGGCTGGTCGAGGCCCTGGCCGTCGAGGGCCGCCGGCGGCCGTACCGGATCACCGGTCGGGGCCGGGAGCTGCTGGCGCGCGAGGCCCGGACCATGGAGCGGGTCAGCGGGCAGGTCTTCGAGACCGTGACCCCCGACGAGGTGCAGTATCTGGACCGGGTGGCCGCGACCGGCGCGGGCCGGACGTACAAGCACGTCGCGCGGTACGAACTCCGGGCTGGACCCGGTCACACCGTCCTCGACCTCGGCTGCGGCCCCGGCACCGATCTGGCGGCCCTCGCCGGATCCGTGGGGCCCGGGGGCGCGGTGATCGGGATCGACGCCAGCCGCGAGATGGTGGAGCTGGCGCGGGAGCGGACCGAGGGGCTGGCCACGGTCGACGTACGGCTCGCGGACATCCACCGGCTGCCCCTGCCGGACGCCGGCGCGGACCGGGCCCGTACCGACCGGGTCCTCCAGCACGTCGAGGACCCGGCCGCCGTCCTCGCCGAGGTGCGGCGCGTGCTGCGGCCCGGCGGGCGGCTGGTGCTCGCCGAACCCGACTGGGACTCCCTCGCCCTGGACCACACCGACCTGGACGCCGCCCGCGCCTATACCCGGCACATCACGGACCGGATCGTCCGCAACGGGATCATCGGACGGCAGCTGCCGCGGCTCGTCCGGGAAGCGGGCTTCGTCGTACCGAGCGTCACCGCGACGACCTCCGTCTTCCGGGACGTGAGGGCCGCGGACGAGGTCCTCGGGCTCCACCGCAACACCCGGCGCGCGGTCGCCGCCGGATATCTGACCGAGGAGCAGGGGGAGCGGCTCCTGGCGGACCTGGCCTCCGAAGGACCCTTCCTGGCATCGGTGACGCTGTACGTCGTCGTGGCCGAGATCCCCGCGGCCGCGGCCGGGATCCCGGCGGCCCGCCCCTGA
- a CDS encoding helix-turn-helix domain-containing protein, which yields MNERLRSALVQRGLTVDEVAAACEVDPKTASRWVAGRVPHRRNRWTVANLLKIDEAYLWPETGQRTSRLGAAQSELVDTYANRASVPRDIWMSLLSGAMKQIDVLVFSGTFFAQTNPHITRMLQERAQAGVRVRLCFGDPEGEAVRIRGEEEGIGDTLAAKIRASLTYYRDLVGHPGCEVRLHDTTLYTSIFRYDDHLMANPHIWGLPASANPLLQLRRTPGGEWFERYGESFDAVWSTARPWVPDSQEQYHHGQD from the coding sequence GTGAATGAGCGACTTCGTTCTGCGCTCGTGCAACGCGGGCTGACCGTGGATGAGGTGGCCGCGGCCTGTGAGGTCGATCCCAAGACCGCCAGCCGATGGGTGGCCGGCCGGGTTCCACACCGTCGGAACCGCTGGACCGTGGCCAACCTTCTCAAGATCGACGAGGCGTACCTCTGGCCGGAAACAGGGCAGCGGACGTCCCGGCTGGGCGCCGCTCAGTCGGAACTGGTGGACACCTACGCGAACCGGGCGAGTGTGCCGCGTGATATCTGGATGTCCCTGTTGTCAGGAGCGATGAAACAGATCGACGTCCTGGTCTTCTCGGGGACCTTCTTTGCCCAGACCAACCCGCACATCACGCGCATGCTCCAGGAGCGGGCGCAGGCGGGAGTCCGGGTACGGCTCTGCTTCGGCGACCCCGAAGGCGAAGCCGTCCGGATCCGAGGCGAGGAGGAAGGCATCGGGGACACCCTGGCCGCGAAGATCAGGGCGTCGCTCACGTACTACCGGGACCTCGTCGGCCATCCGGGCTGCGAGGTGCGTCTCCACGACACCACGCTCTACACCTCGATCTTCCGGTACGACGACCACCTCATGGCCAACCCGCACATCTGGGGCCTGCCGGCCAGCGCGAACCCGCTCCTCCAGCTCAGGCGTACGCCCGGTGGCGAATGGTTCGAGCGGTACGGCGAGAGCTTCGACGCCGTGTGGTCAACCGCGCGCCCGTGGGTGCCCGACAGTCAGGAGCAGTACCACCATGGGCAGGACTGA
- a CDS encoding fumarylacetoacetate hydrolase family protein: protein MANTVALPTGLGRPSALPNGVYRQRGSARSMLMPVAELLAHITARITLEPGDTVLTGAPAGAVPLRAGDRVGVAVDGIGTVRNPMSP, encoded by the coding sequence ATGGCGAATACGGTGGCTTTGCCTACAGGCCTTGGCCGCCCCTCTGCCCTCCCTAACGGTGTGTACCGGCAGCGCGGAAGTGCGCGTTCCATGCTGATGCCGGTTGCCGAACTCCTGGCGCACATCACCGCCAGGATCACCCTCGAACCCGGCGACACCGTCCTGACCGGCGCCCCGGCCGGGGCCGTACCGCTGCGCGCCGGGGACCGGGTCGGTGTTGCCGTCGACGGGATCGGGACGGTCCGGAATCCCATGAGTCCCTGA
- a CDS encoding YciI family protein, translated as MKYLVMIQGTQASYDAMEGRPSPGNPVWSEADLAAMFAHMGAINDDLAETGELVDGNGLAAPAQSRTVLAGPDGKPVITDGPYGETKEVLAGYWVVDCASLERVTEIAARVVACPEPEGSTPSPVVIRPIDSGPEA; from the coding sequence ATGAAGTACCTCGTGATGATCCAGGGCACCCAGGCCTCCTACGACGCGATGGAGGGCAGGCCCTCCCCGGGCAACCCGGTCTGGAGCGAAGCCGACCTCGCCGCGATGTTCGCGCACATGGGTGCCATCAACGACGACCTCGCCGAGACCGGCGAGCTGGTCGACGGGAACGGGCTGGCCGCTCCCGCGCAGAGCCGCACCGTTCTGGCGGGGCCCGACGGCAAGCCGGTGATCACCGACGGTCCTTACGGCGAGACCAAGGAGGTCCTCGCGGGCTACTGGGTGGTCGACTGCGCGAGCCTGGAGCGGGTGACCGAGATCGCGGCCCGGGTCGTCGCCTGTCCGGAGCCGGAGGGCAGCACCCCCTCGCCGGTCGTGATCCGCCCGATCGACTCGGGTCCCGAAGCCTGA
- a CDS encoding HAD family hydrolase, with amino-acid sequence MPLIVLWDVDHTLIENSGVSKEIYAAAFAAATGLDAARPARTEGRTDRLILAEMFRDHEVNAPEWETVNRALTAAGAAREGDLSRRGRVLPGAREALVAVAAEPAMVSSVLTGNIYANARVKLRAFGLDTLVDMGCGAYGADATDRAALVDIARHRARTAYGLPAHTPVVLIGDTPRDVRAALDSDAHVVAVASGIHGADELREAGATVVLPDLLDGPALMRHLRTLAPSTV; translated from the coding sequence GTGCCACTCATCGTGCTCTGGGACGTCGACCACACCCTCATCGAGAACTCCGGTGTGAGCAAGGAGATCTACGCCGCGGCCTTCGCCGCCGCCACGGGCCTCGACGCTGCCCGGCCGGCTCGCACGGAGGGAAGAACTGACAGGCTGATCCTCGCCGAGATGTTCCGGGACCATGAGGTGAACGCTCCGGAGTGGGAGACGGTCAACCGAGCGCTCACGGCCGCGGGGGCCGCACGCGAAGGCGACCTCAGTCGGCGGGGACGCGTCCTTCCCGGTGCGCGTGAGGCCCTTGTCGCGGTCGCAGCGGAACCCGCCATGGTCTCGTCGGTGCTCACCGGGAACATCTACGCCAATGCTCGGGTGAAGCTGAGGGCCTTCGGCCTGGACACACTCGTCGACATGGGCTGCGGGGCCTACGGTGCGGACGCGACGGACCGTGCGGCCCTGGTGGACATCGCCCGCCACCGGGCACGTACGGCCTACGGCCTTCCTGCCCACACCCCGGTCGTCCTGATCGGCGACACCCCACGTGACGTCCGTGCCGCCCTCGATTCCGACGCTCACGTCGTCGCCGTGGCATCCGGTATCCACGGTGCCGACGAACTCCGGGAAGCCGGAGCCACCGTCGTTCTCCCCGACCTTCTGGACGGGCCGGCGTTGATGCGCCACCTGCGAACGCTGGCGCCCAGCACCGTGTAA
- a CDS encoding HD domain-containing protein has protein sequence MATTEVAWAHALAEWLLAGTVPRRWRHSLGVAACAKRLAPVVGVQAPLLEAAAVLHDIGYAPSLVDTGFHPLDGARHLRDAYTVDQHVTRLVANHSFALLEAEERGLRSELADEFPLLGDPLLVDALVYCDMTTTPNGERTTSRARVDEILRRYGEDGIVGRFIRRAEPLIHESVDRIEAAATEAGAAL, from the coding sequence GTGGCGACGACCGAGGTGGCGTGGGCGCATGCTCTGGCGGAGTGGCTGTTGGCGGGGACCGTTCCGCGGAGGTGGAGGCACTCCCTCGGGGTGGCCGCCTGCGCCAAGCGGTTGGCACCGGTCGTGGGGGTGCAGGCGCCACTCCTGGAGGCTGCCGCGGTACTGCACGACATCGGATACGCGCCGTCCCTCGTCGACACCGGATTCCATCCGCTCGACGGAGCGCGTCATCTGAGAGATGCGTACACGGTAGATCAGCACGTTACCCGTCTCGTGGCCAACCATTCCTTCGCCCTGCTGGAGGCGGAGGAGCGAGGTCTCCGCTCCGAGCTGGCGGACGAGTTCCCGTTGCTCGGTGATCCGCTGCTGGTCGACGCATTGGTCTACTGCGACATGACCACGACGCCGAACGGAGAGCGTACGACGTCGCGGGCGCGTGTGGACGAGATCCTCAGACGCTACGGGGAGGACGGCATCGTCGGGCGGTTCATCCGTCGGGCCGAACCCTTGATCCACGAAAGCGTGGATCGCATCGAGGCCGCAGCGACCGAAGCGGGCGCGGCCCTCTGA
- a CDS encoding HNH endonuclease family protein: protein MPATAAAAVPAPTAETAPAPAAGNSPAQQAEAPRAAAETVPILVAVAGLSVADESRAGYNRDLFKHWNAGLNLSDGCNTRNEVLISEAVTAPAVGARCALTGGQWWSYYDDTYVTPAGSLDIDHMVPLAEAWDSGASAWTAARREAYANDQGQAASLVAVTAKSNRAKADQDPAQWLPPAADAHCRYTSEWLATKLRWGLSIDETEQKALYRLAADCQGDKVTYTVAP from the coding sequence GTGCCGGCGACGGCAGCCGCCGCCGTACCGGCTCCGACGGCGGAGACCGCGCCCGCGCCCGCGGCCGGGAACTCACCGGCTCAGCAGGCCGAGGCCCCCCGGGCGGCCGCCGAGACCGTGCCGATCCTCGTCGCCGTCGCCGGCCTGTCCGTCGCGGACGAGAGCCGCGCGGGCTACAACCGGGACCTCTTCAAGCACTGGAACGCGGGCCTGAACCTCTCCGACGGCTGCAACACCCGCAACGAGGTGCTGATCTCCGAGGCGGTCACCGCGCCGGCCGTGGGTGCCCGCTGTGCGCTGACCGGCGGCCAGTGGTGGTCGTACTACGACGACACGTACGTCACCCCGGCGGGCTCGCTGGACATCGACCACATGGTTCCGCTGGCCGAGGCCTGGGACTCCGGGGCCTCCGCCTGGACGGCGGCGCGGCGCGAGGCGTACGCGAACGACCAGGGCCAGGCCGCCTCCCTGGTCGCCGTGACGGCCAAGTCCAACCGGGCCAAGGCGGACCAGGACCCCGCCCAGTGGCTGCCGCCCGCGGCGGACGCCCACTGCCGCTACACCTCGGAGTGGCTGGCCACCAAGCTCCGCTGGGGCCTGAGCATCGACGAGACCGAGCAGAAGGCGCTGTACCGGCTGGCCGCGGACTGCCAGGGTGACAAGGTCACGTACACCGTGGCCCCGTAA
- a CDS encoding RNA polymerase sigma factor codes for MSRSRKNAPADSDSDPTADTADTADTAGTADTAGTADTAGTTGTPRAAGTTGTPRAAGTTGGPGADTVEDLLRRHAPQVLGALVRRYGHFDLAEDSVQEALLAAARQWPAEGLPANPRGWLIKVAARRLTDLLRAEEARRRREESAANLAPRDSFTAPPPGEGRAPSDDDTLTLLFLCCHPDLTPAAQIALTLRAVGGLTTAEIARAHLVPEATMAQRVSRAKQRIKGLPFVPPGPEDRDRRLAAVLEVLYLIFNEGYTASSGEHLHRADLAREAIRLTRRVQLLLPGEGAVTGLLALMLLTEARTPARSGPDGELIPLDEQDRTLWDRTAIAEGTALVEAALGQGPAGVYQLQAAVAALHDEAGRAEDTDWPQILALYDLLVARAPEPMARLGRAVAVARVHGPAAGLAEVAALADRLPGHHRIDAVRAHLLEEAGERAAAREAYEKAAAGTLSAPEARYLRARAARLAR; via the coding sequence ATGAGCCGTAGCCGTAAGAACGCCCCTGCCGACTCCGACTCCGATCCCACCGCCGACACAGCCGACACAGCCGACACAGCCGGGACCGCCGACACAGCCGGGACCGCCGACACCGCCGGGACCACCGGCACCCCCCGGGCCGCCGGGACCACCGGCACCCCCCGGGCCGCCGGGACGACCGGCGGCCCCGGTGCCGACACCGTCGAGGACCTGCTGCGCCGCCACGCGCCGCAGGTCCTCGGCGCTCTCGTACGCCGGTACGGACACTTCGACCTCGCCGAGGACTCCGTCCAGGAAGCGCTGCTCGCCGCCGCCCGGCAGTGGCCCGCCGAGGGCCTCCCCGCCAACCCCCGCGGCTGGCTGATCAAGGTCGCCGCGCGCCGGCTCACGGATCTGCTCCGCGCCGAGGAGGCCCGCCGCCGCCGGGAGGAGAGCGCCGCGAACCTCGCCCCGCGCGACTCCTTCACCGCACCGCCGCCCGGCGAGGGCCGGGCCCCCTCCGACGACGACACCCTCACCCTCCTCTTCCTCTGCTGCCACCCCGACCTCACGCCCGCCGCGCAGATCGCGCTGACCCTGCGGGCCGTCGGCGGGCTGACCACCGCCGAGATCGCCCGGGCCCATCTCGTCCCCGAGGCGACCATGGCGCAGCGCGTCAGCCGGGCCAAGCAGCGGATCAAAGGGCTGCCGTTCGTCCCGCCCGGGCCCGAGGACCGCGACCGGCGGCTCGCCGCCGTACTGGAAGTGCTGTACCTGATCTTCAACGAGGGCTACACGGCCTCGTCCGGCGAGCACCTCCACCGCGCCGACCTGGCGCGGGAGGCGATCCGGCTGACCCGCCGGGTCCAGCTGCTGCTGCCCGGCGAAGGCGCGGTCACCGGGCTGCTGGCGCTGATGCTGCTCACCGAGGCGCGCACGCCCGCCCGCAGTGGGCCGGACGGCGAGCTGATCCCGCTGGACGAGCAGGACCGGACGCTCTGGGACCGTACGGCGATCGCCGAGGGCACCGCCCTGGTCGAGGCGGCGCTCGGACAGGGACCGGCCGGGGTCTACCAGCTCCAGGCGGCCGTCGCGGCCCTGCACGACGAGGCCGGACGCGCCGAGGACACCGACTGGCCGCAGATCCTCGCGCTGTACGACCTCCTGGTCGCCCGCGCCCCGGAGCCGATGGCCCGGCTGGGGCGGGCGGTCGCGGTGGCCCGGGTGCACGGGCCCGCGGCCGGGCTCGCGGAGGTGGCGGCACTGGCGGACCGGCTCCCCGGGCACCACCGGATCGACGCGGTCCGGGCGCATCTGCTGGAGGAGGCGGGGGAGCGGGCCGCGGCCCGGGAGGCGTACGAGAAGGCCGCGGCGGGCACCCTCAGCGCTCCGGAGGCCCGCTATCTGCGCGCCCGCGCCGCCCGCCTTGCCCGCTGA